A genomic window from Aurantimicrobium photophilum includes:
- a CDS encoding cytochrome b, with the protein MSNVTAPAQTGVVGKFSNYLDERTSISGAVKEFGRKVFPDHWSFLLGEVALYSFVIILLTGSFLTFFFQASMTPVNYEGSYVPLKGIEMSAAMASTLDISFDIRGGLLMRQIHHWAALLFVASIGLHMLRVFFTGAFRKPRELNWSIGFVLFVLAMAEGFTGYSLPDDLLSGNGLRIIDGMVLGLPVVGTWITFLLFGGEFPGSDIVGRLYSLHILLLPAFVLIFIVLHLMFVIIHKHTQYPGPGKTEENVVGFPILPVYAAKAGGFFFLVFGVVALIGATVTINPIWNYGPYDPSPVSAGTQPDWYIGFADGALRLVPPHLETYWFGYTWSWNIIIPVLLLVVFLAAAFAYPFVEAWVTGDKREHHLLDRPRNAPVRTAIGAAGVTFYAVLWAAASSDLIATHFKVTMEGVINTLQILLIVGPIIAFVVTKRIALALQKKDREILLHGFETGRIVRLPGGEFTEVHQQLDAYDRWQLVSYNDNAPIMLRPNPQGKITGGMRMRASLSRFFFEDRIAPVTQEEYKQALEHAHH; encoded by the coding sequence ATGAGTAACGTAACTGCACCCGCACAAACTGGTGTCGTAGGAAAGTTCTCGAACTACCTCGACGAACGAACCAGCATCTCTGGAGCCGTTAAGGAATTCGGTCGTAAGGTATTCCCTGACCACTGGTCCTTCTTGCTTGGTGAAGTAGCTCTATACAGCTTCGTCATCATCTTGCTCACCGGTAGCTTCCTCACCTTCTTCTTCCAAGCGTCGATGACGCCGGTTAATTACGAAGGTTCCTATGTTCCCCTCAAGGGAATCGAAATGTCTGCCGCCATGGCATCCACTTTGGACATCTCGTTTGATATTCGTGGTGGCTTGCTGATGCGCCAGATTCACCACTGGGCTGCACTGCTATTCGTCGCAAGCATCGGCCTGCACATGCTCCGCGTGTTCTTTACAGGCGCATTCCGTAAGCCACGTGAATTGAACTGGTCGATTGGTTTCGTACTGTTCGTTCTGGCTATGGCTGAAGGTTTCACGGGCTATTCTCTCCCCGATGATCTTCTTTCCGGTAACGGTCTGCGCATCATCGACGGAATGGTTTTGGGTCTACCAGTAGTTGGTACTTGGATCACCTTCCTCCTCTTTGGCGGTGAGTTCCCCGGATCAGACATCGTGGGTCGTTTGTACTCGCTCCACATCCTTCTGCTTCCTGCTTTTGTTTTGATTTTCATCGTGCTTCACTTGATGTTCGTCATCATCCACAAGCACACTCAGTACCCCGGCCCTGGAAAGACTGAAGAAAACGTTGTTGGCTTCCCTATCCTTCCTGTGTATGCAGCGAAGGCAGGTGGCTTCTTCTTCCTCGTATTCGGAGTTGTTGCACTCATCGGTGCTACGGTCACGATTAACCCCATTTGGAACTACGGGCCTTACGACCCCTCCCCTGTTTCAGCTGGAACCCAGCCTGACTGGTACATCGGTTTTGCCGATGGTGCTTTGCGCCTGGTACCACCACATCTTGAAACTTATTGGTTCGGATACACCTGGTCTTGGAACATCATCATTCCTGTGCTCCTTTTGGTTGTGTTCCTTGCTGCAGCGTTTGCTTACCCCTTCGTTGAAGCGTGGGTGACCGGCGACAAGCGTGAGCACCACTTGCTTGACCGTCCACGCAACGCACCTGTTCGCACCGCAATTGGAGCTGCTGGAGTTACCTTCTACGCAGTCTTATGGGCAGCAGCGTCTTCGGACCTCATTGCTACTCACTTCAAGGTGACTATGGAAGGTGTGATTAACACTCTTCAGATTCTCCTGATTGTTGGCCCAATTATTGCCTTTGTTGTGACAAAGCGCATTGCTCTGGCACTGCAGAAGAAGGATCGTGAGATTCTGCTTCATGGTTTTGAAACTGGACGCATTGTTCGTCTTCCCGGTGGTGAATTCACTGAAGTTCACCAGCAGCTGGACGCTTATGACCGCTGGCAGCTTGTCTCATACAACGACAACGCTCCCATCATGCTTCGTCCAAACCCGCAGGGCAAGATCACTGGTGGTATGCGTATGCGTGCATCTCTATCTCGCTTCTTCTTCGAAGACCGTATTGCTCCTGTTACTCAGGAAGAATACAAGCAAGCTCTCGAGCACGCTCACCACTAA
- a CDS encoding GyrI-like domain-containing protein gives MTEEHVQAATSKALSKGIHRAQQVQILELTEGSSFQALHIGSFVEEGPVLEQLHNTVMPAHNVTFNEFHHEIYLSDFRKTEPSKLRTILRQPVKQLIQH, from the coding sequence GTGACAGAAGAACATGTTCAAGCAGCCACTTCCAAAGCTCTATCTAAGGGGATTCATCGAGCTCAACAAGTTCAGATTCTTGAACTGACCGAAGGAAGTTCATTTCAAGCTCTTCATATTGGCTCTTTTGTGGAGGAGGGACCCGTCCTTGAACAACTTCACAACACAGTCATGCCAGCACACAATGTCACCTTTAACGAGTTTCATCATGAGATATATCTCAGTGATTTTCGAAAGACAGAACCTTCGAAGCTCCGAACAATCCTGAGACAACCTGTGAAACAGCTAATCCAGCATTAA
- a CDS encoding cytochrome c oxidase subunit 4, producing the protein MKSNVVILILLGAYFLLSGVVYIVWNILAGNEFEATGSIGLLLSAILAGFIAFFLNMVNRSQGGILLPEDEPSADIDDADPNIGHFSPWSWWPLVLGFAIGLAFLGLAVGFWIIFLAIPFVLVAITGWTYEYYRGNFGR; encoded by the coding sequence ATGAAAAGTAATGTTGTCATCCTGATTCTCCTCGGAGCTTACTTCTTGCTCTCAGGCGTCGTTTACATCGTCTGGAACATCCTGGCTGGAAATGAGTTTGAGGCTACAGGATCTATTGGTCTTCTTCTTTCTGCAATTTTGGCCGGTTTCATCGCCTTCTTCTTGAACATGGTGAACCGTTCACAAGGAGGAATTCTTCTTCCCGAGGACGAGCCATCTGCAGATATTGATGACGCAGATCCAAACATTGGTCACTTTAGCCCATGGAGCTGGTGGCCTCTGGTTCTTGGTTTTGCAATTGGACTAGCATTCCTGGGGCTTGCCGTTGGTTTTTGGATCATCTTCCTCGCAATTCCTTTTGTCCTGGTTGCAATCACTGGATGGACCTACGAGTACTACCGCGGTAACTTCGGCAGATAG
- the ctaD gene encoding cytochrome c oxidase subunit I, with translation MSATLTPTPVVTTNQKPQTVGVTRPVTKGNIIVRWLTSTDHKIIGHMYNITSMLYFLLGGVMALIIRAQLFAPGLNVLQTKEQYNQMFTMHGTIMLLMVATPLFAGLANAILPLQLGAPDVAFPRLNMLSFWLYFFGALISVGGFLTPQGAASFGWFAYAPLSTSTFSPGIGSNMWVLGLAMGGFGTILGAVNFITTILTMRAPGMTMFRMSVFSWNILITSILVILVFPILAVALFGLAADRIFGAHVYDAATGGAILWQHMFWFFGHPEVYILALPFFGVVSEIIPVFSRKPIFGYKTLVYATISIGALSMTVWAHHMYVTGSVLLPFFALLTMLIAVPTGVKIFNWIGTMFRGSVTFETPMMFAIAFVFNFVFGGLTGIILASPVLDFPMSDSYFVVAHFHYVIVGALVFALFGAFYFWWPKWTGKMLNERLGMWHFWLLFISFHMTFLVQHWLGVVGMPRRYATYLPEDGFTWMNQLSTIGAFLMAVSLLPWVLNVYLTARYGAKVTVNDPWGYGRSLEWATSCPPPRHNFTSIPRIRSESPAFDLNHPELAPSGYTSQPALAGKVKA, from the coding sequence ATGAGCGCAACACTTACTCCCACCCCAGTAGTAACCACTAATCAGAAACCACAAACTGTTGGTGTCACTCGACCAGTGACTAAGGGCAACATCATTGTGCGTTGGCTGACCTCAACTGACCACAAGATCATCGGTCACATGTACAACATCACCTCGATGTTGTACTTCCTGCTCGGTGGTGTGATGGCCCTGATAATCCGTGCACAACTGTTCGCACCAGGTCTCAACGTTCTTCAGACCAAAGAGCAGTACAACCAGATGTTCACCATGCACGGAACAATCATGTTGCTCATGGTTGCAACTCCGCTCTTTGCTGGTCTTGCAAATGCAATTCTTCCTTTGCAGCTGGGCGCACCAGATGTGGCCTTCCCCCGTCTGAACATGCTTTCGTTCTGGCTTTATTTCTTCGGTGCGCTTATTTCCGTTGGTGGATTCCTCACCCCACAGGGTGCCGCTAGTTTCGGTTGGTTTGCTTACGCTCCGCTTTCAACTTCAACCTTCTCACCAGGCATCGGTTCCAACATGTGGGTACTCGGCCTTGCAATGGGTGGTTTCGGAACGATTCTTGGTGCCGTGAACTTCATCACCACGATTCTCACCATGCGTGCACCTGGTATGACTATGTTCCGTATGTCGGTTTTCTCATGGAACATCTTGATCACCTCGATCTTGGTTATCCTCGTTTTCCCCATACTCGCCGTTGCTCTGTTCGGTCTCGCAGCTGACCGTATCTTCGGAGCACACGTCTACGACGCCGCTACAGGTGGAGCCATTCTGTGGCAGCACATGTTCTGGTTCTTCGGACACCCAGAGGTTTACATCCTTGCTTTGCCATTCTTCGGTGTGGTTTCTGAAATCATTCCAGTATTCAGTCGCAAGCCAATTTTTGGATACAAGACTCTGGTTTACGCAACCATCTCCATCGGAGCACTATCTATGACTGTGTGGGCACACCACATGTATGTCACTGGTTCTGTACTTCTGCCCTTCTTTGCGCTTCTCACCATGCTTATTGCAGTTCCCACTGGTGTAAAGATCTTCAACTGGATTGGAACTATGTTCCGTGGTTCAGTGACATTCGAAACCCCGATGATGTTCGCAATAGCATTCGTATTCAACTTTGTTTTCGGTGGTTTGACCGGAATCATCCTGGCTTCGCCAGTTCTTGACTTCCCCATGTCTGACTCATATTTCGTCGTTGCCCACTTCCACTACGTCATTGTCGGTGCTCTAGTCTTCGCTCTCTTCGGAGCTTTCTACTTCTGGTGGCCAAAGTGGACTGGAAAAATGCTCAACGAACGCCTTGGTATGTGGCATTTCTGGCTGTTATTCATCAGCTTCCACATGACCTTCCTCGTTCAGCACTGGCTTGGTGTTGTAGGTATGCCACGCCGTTACGCTACGTACCTTCCTGAAGATGGATTCACATGGATGAACCAGCTTTCAACTATCGGTGCATTCTTGATGGCGGTCTCGCTACTTCCTTGGGTCCTCAACGTTTACCTCACTGCACGTTACGGCGCAAAGGTAACCGTCAACGATCCTTGGGGTTACGGACGTTCACTCGAGTGGGCAACTTCTTGCCCTCCTCCTCGACACAACTTCACTTCGATCCCACGTATCCGCAGCGAATCTCCTGCGTTTGACTTGAACCACCCAGAGCTTGCTCCTAGCGGTTACACAAGTCAGCCAGCTCTCGCCGGAAAGGTAAAGGCCTAA
- the coxB gene encoding cytochrome c oxidase subunit II: MRSTRRIRWAAIPLAATLVLALTACTDQELAGYMPGFVSGASPVTNHTQLVIDFWVNSWIVLLGIGFITWGLLLWSMVVYRRRKTDTGLPVQLRYNMPIEILFTVIPFILIIGLFALTARDTEIIEKRFDAPEVTIQAFGKQWAWDFNYTNEDVYYSGIQVQPDLSEGAEQGAIEESSLPTLYLPVGKKVEIQLNARDVIHSFWVIDFLYKKDMIPGKTNYMSIIPEREGTYAGKCAELCGEFHSQMLFQVKVVSQEEYDAYIQSLRDQGFEGQLGTEYDRNSNQANVVASANESK, encoded by the coding sequence GTGCGTTCTACACGTCGAATCCGATGGGCTGCGATTCCCCTCGCAGCAACGCTAGTACTTGCGTTAACTGCATGTACTGATCAGGAGCTTGCAGGCTATATGCCTGGCTTCGTTTCTGGGGCCTCTCCAGTAACAAACCACACTCAGCTCGTAATTGACTTCTGGGTCAACAGCTGGATTGTTCTCCTCGGTATTGGATTTATCACCTGGGGTCTGTTGCTGTGGTCGATGGTTGTTTATCGACGCCGCAAGACTGACACTGGTCTCCCAGTCCAGCTGCGTTACAACATGCCCATTGAAATCCTTTTCACAGTTATTCCATTTATTCTCATCATTGGTTTGTTCGCACTCACGGCTCGTGATACAGAAATCATTGAAAAGCGCTTCGACGCTCCAGAAGTCACCATTCAGGCATTCGGTAAGCAATGGGCGTGGGACTTCAACTACACCAATGAAGATGTCTACTACTCGGGAATCCAGGTACAGCCTGACCTTTCAGAAGGTGCTGAACAGGGTGCAATTGAGGAATCTTCATTACCAACTCTCTACTTGCCCGTTGGTAAGAAGGTAGAAATCCAGCTCAACGCTCGCGATGTCATTCACTCCTTCTGGGTTATCGACTTCCTGTACAAGAAAGACATGATTCCCGGAAAGACGAATTACATGTCGATCATCCCTGAACGTGAGGGTACCTATGCAGGAAAGTGTGCAGAACTCTGTGGTGAATTCCACTCACAGATGCTTTTCCAAGTGAAGGTAGTTTCTCAGGAAGAGTACGACGCCTACATCCAGAGTCTGCGTGATCAAGGCTTTGAAGGTCAGCTCGGCACTGAGTATGACCGCAACAGTAACCAAGCGAATGTAGTCGCATCCGCTAACGAGTCGAAGTAG
- a CDS encoding HesB/IscA family protein: protein MTETTTAEVKAHGVGLTDAAAQKVRALLEQEGRDDLRLRIAVQPGGCSGLIYQLYFDERVMDGDAIVDFGGVGVAVDKMSVPYLDGATIDFEDTIQKQGFTIDNPNAEGSCACGDSFH, encoded by the coding sequence ATGACTGAAACGACAACAGCCGAAGTTAAGGCACATGGCGTTGGTCTCACTGACGCAGCTGCACAGAAAGTTCGCGCGCTCCTGGAGCAGGAGGGACGCGATGATCTTCGTCTCCGTATTGCTGTTCAGCCTGGCGGATGCTCAGGTCTGATTTACCAGCTTTATTTTGACGAACGCGTCATGGATGGCGACGCCATCGTAGATTTCGGGGGAGTAGGCGTAGCCGTCGACAAGATGAGTGTTCCTTATCTTGATGGAGCAACCATCGACTTTGAAGACACCATTCAAAAGCAGGGGTTCACCATCGACAACCCCAATGCGGAGGGTAGTTGTGCATGCGGAGATTCTTTCCACTAA
- a CDS encoding dipeptidase: MTASISDVRSVVSQTFPQSLNELKDLVRIPSVSWSSFDPEQVARSAQAVSDLLAGTNLFEDVFILRSQKSDSKELGQPAVVARRNPAPGMPTVLLYAHHDVQPPGDLAMWESSPFEPEERSGRLHGRGAADDKAGIMAHVTSLRLLPELVENVELGIVVFIEGEEEFGSPSFENFLSDHHELLASDVIVVADSGNWNTETPALTTTLRGNATFKLTVRTLDHALHSGMFGGAVPDAFMAFAGLVSSFYTPSGSVAVEGLHRSSVPTPEYSDEQMREESGVLDSVSLIGDGHVLGRLWSQPSISVTGIDIPDVANASNTLLPSVSARISVRVAPGQSASEAFSAIQQHITEHIPFGAIVEFEDVNLGEAFSTDTSGWAAQSISHALTQSWDQEVVNMGVGGSIPFISSFVSAFPNAQVLVTGVEDPDSRAHSPNESLHIESFEKAIVAELLFLVDLNSKKP; encoded by the coding sequence ATGACAGCTTCAATTTCTGACGTTCGCTCTGTGGTGTCTCAAACGTTTCCTCAATCTCTCAACGAACTGAAAGATTTAGTTCGTATCCCTTCGGTTTCTTGGTCTTCTTTTGATCCTGAACAAGTAGCTCGAAGTGCACAGGCTGTCTCAGACCTCCTTGCAGGAACTAATTTGTTCGAGGACGTATTTATCCTGCGTTCTCAGAAGTCAGACAGTAAAGAACTTGGACAACCAGCTGTTGTCGCACGACGCAACCCCGCACCAGGAATGCCTACTGTCCTTCTCTATGCCCACCATGATGTTCAGCCTCCTGGTGACCTCGCGATGTGGGAAAGTTCTCCTTTTGAACCAGAAGAACGAAGTGGGCGACTTCACGGTCGCGGTGCAGCTGACGACAAGGCGGGAATCATGGCTCATGTCACCTCCTTGCGTTTACTCCCTGAGCTTGTCGAAAACGTGGAACTTGGAATCGTTGTGTTCATTGAAGGTGAAGAAGAATTCGGTTCTCCATCTTTCGAGAATTTCTTATCTGATCACCACGAACTTCTCGCATCTGATGTGATCGTCGTAGCAGATTCAGGAAATTGGAACACCGAAACACCTGCGTTGACAACGACTTTACGAGGCAATGCAACATTCAAGCTCACGGTTCGAACTCTGGATCATGCACTTCATTCAGGCATGTTTGGTGGAGCTGTACCCGATGCATTTATGGCTTTTGCAGGGCTTGTTTCGAGTTTCTACACTCCATCGGGAAGTGTTGCCGTTGAAGGACTTCACCGATCATCAGTTCCAACCCCTGAGTATTCAGATGAACAAATGAGAGAAGAGAGTGGTGTCCTTGATTCCGTTTCTCTTATCGGAGATGGTCATGTTTTAGGGCGTCTCTGGTCTCAGCCGTCGATTTCGGTGACGGGTATTGACATTCCTGATGTGGCAAATGCGTCGAACACCTTGCTTCCCAGTGTTTCTGCTCGAATCAGCGTAAGAGTCGCCCCAGGTCAATCAGCTTCTGAAGCTTTCTCTGCCATTCAACAACACATCACTGAGCACATCCCGTTTGGGGCGATTGTTGAGTTTGAGGATGTGAATTTAGGAGAAGCGTTCTCAACAGATACATCTGGCTGGGCAGCTCAATCAATTTCACACGCACTTACTCAATCATGGGATCAAGAAGTCGTGAATATGGGTGTTGGTGGTTCAATCCCATTCATTTCAAGTTTTGTCTCTGCTTTCCCCAATGCTCAGGTGTTGGTTACTGGTGTTGAGGACCCTGACTCTCGAGCTCATAGCCCGAATGAGTCATTACATATCGAGTCTTTTGAGAAGGCAATTGTTGCTGAGTTGCTCTTTTTGGTAGACCTGAACTCGAAAAAACCTTGA
- a CDS encoding DUF3043 domain-containing protein: MAKKSEENTTAESTVEENSSGKGHATPSRKEREAANKRPLVPSDRKEAARMERARLNEERNKARIGLAAGDERYLPMRDRGPQKKFARDFVDARYNVGELMVPFMFLVIIMTFIPSLPVQESSFLVLWAFFFIALIDVMILGVQLRKRITAKFGTLDKGVRWYAGMRSLQMRPLRLPKPQVGRRQYPS; the protein is encoded by the coding sequence GTGGCTAAGAAATCTGAAGAAAACACCACTGCAGAATCAACTGTCGAAGAAAACAGTTCTGGCAAGGGCCACGCAACACCCAGTCGCAAGGAACGAGAAGCTGCAAACAAGCGTCCCCTTGTGCCCAGCGACCGTAAGGAAGCTGCTCGTATGGAGCGCGCTCGTTTAAACGAGGAACGCAACAAGGCACGTATCGGACTTGCTGCTGGTGATGAACGATACCTCCCCATGCGTGACCGTGGTCCTCAAAAGAAATTTGCTCGTGATTTCGTAGATGCTCGCTATAACGTTGGCGAACTGATGGTGCCCTTCATGTTCCTGGTCATCATTATGACTTTTATCCCCAGTCTCCCCGTTCAGGAAAGTTCGTTCCTCGTACTCTGGGCGTTCTTCTTTATTGCACTGATTGATGTGATGATTCTCGGTGTACAGCTGAGAAAGCGCATCACCGCCAAGTTTGGAACTTTGGATAAGGGTGTTCGCTGGTATGCCGGTATGCGCAGCCTGCAGATGCGCCCCTTGCGTTTGCCTAAGCCACAAGTTGGTCGCCGTCAATACCCAAGCTAG
- a CDS encoding quinone-dependent dihydroorotate dehydrogenase translates to MATHNGNHSFYNLIFKGFFKFIDPEDAHHLGAFVIKLAGLPGIRSIKHAFSQPNPELHVQALGLHFDSPFGMAAGFDKDVTMVSGLYALGFGHVEVGTLTAHAQPGNPKPRLFRLIPDRALINRMGFNNGGAAAAVPRLKRLRALKHRPVIGVNIGKSRITEVENATEDYLISTKLLAPLADYLVVNVSSPNTPGLRGLQEITQLKPLLSAVKNASGDTPLLVKIAPDLTTEEISEIAKLAVSLGLDGIIATNTTISREGLVSDPARVEAIGAGGLSGAPLANRSLEVLKHIRSIVPAQMCIISVGGIETAEQIQERLNAGATLVQGYSAFVYNGPLWAVKLNRGLKKLAARS, encoded by the coding sequence GTGGCAACTCACAACGGCAATCACTCCTTTTACAATCTAATCTTCAAGGGGTTTTTCAAGTTCATAGACCCTGAGGATGCTCACCACCTCGGTGCGTTTGTCATCAAACTTGCTGGCCTACCTGGTATTCGTTCGATCAAGCACGCTTTTTCGCAGCCCAATCCTGAACTTCATGTTCAAGCGCTGGGATTACATTTCGATTCACCCTTTGGAATGGCCGCTGGTTTTGATAAAGACGTCACCATGGTTTCAGGGCTGTATGCGCTCGGCTTTGGTCACGTAGAAGTTGGCACTCTGACTGCCCACGCACAACCTGGAAACCCGAAGCCTCGTCTTTTCCGCTTGATTCCAGACCGTGCATTGATTAACCGGATGGGCTTCAACAACGGGGGAGCGGCAGCTGCAGTTCCTCGTTTGAAAAGACTCCGTGCTTTGAAACACCGCCCTGTGATCGGGGTAAACATTGGGAAATCCCGAATTACTGAAGTTGAGAATGCGACTGAGGATTACCTCATCAGCACTAAACTTCTTGCCCCTTTGGCTGACTATCTTGTCGTGAATGTCAGCTCACCCAACACGCCAGGGCTTCGTGGGTTGCAAGAGATTACACAACTCAAACCTCTCCTCAGCGCGGTCAAAAATGCTTCTGGCGATACGCCTCTATTGGTGAAGATTGCACCAGATCTCACGACTGAAGAAATATCCGAGATTGCAAAGTTAGCGGTTTCTCTCGGGCTTGATGGCATTATCGCCACAAACACCACGATTAGTCGCGAGGGCCTAGTTTCGGATCCTGCACGCGTCGAAGCTATTGGCGCAGGTGGATTGTCTGGTGCCCCACTTGCAAATCGTTCACTTGAGGTGCTCAAGCACATTCGATCTATCGTTCCAGCACAGATGTGCATCATTTCAGTCGGTGGTATTGAAACAGCTGAACAGATACAAGAACGGCTCAATGCTGGAGCAACCCTTGTTCAGGGATATTCAGCGTTTGTTTACAACGGCCCTCTTTGGGCCGTCAAGCTCAACCGCGGCTTGAAAAAATTAGCGGCACGTAGCTAA
- the nrdR gene encoding transcriptional regulator NrdR, which yields MYCPFCRHSDSRVIDSRTSDDGLSIRRRRQCPECNGRFSTLETASLSVIKRSGVVESFSREKVVAGVRKACQGRPVTDADLAVLAQKVEETIRATGASQIEANEIGLAILPSLRELDEVAYLRFASVYQAFDSLEDFEVAVQTLRSERQTGQAQ from the coding sequence ATGTATTGCCCCTTTTGCCGCCATTCAGATTCCCGCGTAATCGACTCTCGCACGAGCGACGATGGCCTCTCCATTCGTCGTCGTCGTCAATGTCCTGAGTGCAATGGTCGTTTCTCCACACTCGAAACTGCGTCACTTTCTGTGATTAAGCGCTCAGGTGTGGTTGAGTCATTCAGTCGCGAAAAGGTCGTTGCAGGTGTCCGTAAGGCGTGCCAGGGAAGACCAGTTACTGATGCGGATCTTGCCGTGCTGGCCCAAAAGGTTGAAGAAACCATTCGCGCCACGGGAGCGTCCCAGATTGAAGCAAACGAAATTGGTTTAGCAATACTGCCTTCCTTGCGCGAACTCGATGAAGTTGCCTACCTACGTTTTGCCAGTGTGTATCAAGCTTTTGACTCACTCGAAGACTTCGAAGTTGCAGTTCAAACCTTGCGTTCCGAACGTCAGACAGGTCAGGCTCAGTAG
- the hisD gene encoding histidinol dehydrogenase encodes MIHTLDLRGRRPSRAELLALIPRTEVDVDVALDVATSLISDVRDRGSEALREQASRLDKVDDYELRVPQSHIDEAVASLSPQLRASLETAIARVRIGSAAQVPAAVRSEIAPGAVITQRWQPVERVGLYVPGGKAVYPSSVIMNVVPAQVAGVSSIALASPAQAHFGGRVHPTILAAAGLLGVSEVYAMGGAGAIGAFAYGVEDLGLVPVNVVTGPGNVYVAAAKRLVRGRVGIDSEAGPTEILIIADSSARADFIAADLISQAEHDEMASAVLVTDSEELARAVTQHVSELAEKTAHAQRVKIALEGPQSALVLVDDLSVAVDFSNAYGPEHLEIHTQKNSEVVAQITNAGALFVGDYSPVSLGDYSAGSNHVLPTAGQALFSSGLGAYTFLRPQQVIEYSKAALSEVAGGIRVLADDEDLPAHGDAVDIRFNTEDN; translated from the coding sequence ATGATTCACACTCTTGATTTGCGTGGAAGACGACCTTCTCGCGCTGAACTACTGGCACTCATTCCTCGAACAGAGGTTGATGTTGATGTTGCCCTCGACGTTGCTACGTCGCTGATTAGTGATGTTCGTGATCGTGGATCCGAGGCCTTGCGGGAACAGGCTTCACGCTTGGACAAAGTTGACGATTATGAACTTCGCGTTCCTCAGTCCCACATCGATGAAGCTGTCGCTTCGTTATCTCCGCAGTTACGGGCTTCATTAGAAACAGCTATTGCTCGAGTCCGGATAGGTTCTGCCGCCCAGGTTCCTGCTGCTGTTCGTAGTGAAATCGCACCCGGGGCTGTAATCACACAAAGATGGCAACCAGTAGAGCGTGTTGGTCTCTATGTGCCAGGCGGAAAAGCTGTTTATCCTTCTAGCGTCATCATGAATGTTGTGCCTGCACAGGTTGCTGGCGTTAGCTCGATTGCTCTTGCTTCTCCAGCACAGGCTCACTTCGGTGGCCGGGTTCACCCGACCATCCTTGCTGCTGCAGGTTTGCTGGGTGTTTCTGAGGTGTACGCAATGGGTGGCGCAGGTGCGATTGGCGCCTTCGCCTACGGTGTCGAAGATCTGGGTCTCGTTCCTGTCAATGTGGTTACGGGTCCGGGTAACGTCTATGTTGCCGCCGCGAAAAGATTGGTTCGTGGCCGCGTAGGAATTGATTCTGAAGCAGGTCCGACTGAAATTCTGATCATTGCTGATTCTTCAGCCAGAGCTGATTTCATTGCTGCTGACCTTATTTCTCAGGCAGAACACGACGAAATGGCCTCTGCTGTATTGGTTACTGATTCTGAAGAACTCGCTCGTGCTGTTACGCAGCACGTTTCAGAACTGGCGGAAAAGACTGCTCACGCTCAGCGCGTGAAGATTGCTCTCGAAGGCCCACAATCTGCACTCGTACTCGTTGATGATCTCTCTGTAGCCGTCGATTTTTCGAATGCGTATGGACCCGAGCATCTAGAAATTCACACTCAGAAGAACTCTGAGGTTGTCGCTCAGATCACCAATGCTGGTGCTCTGTTTGTAGGGGATTACAGCCCAGTGAGTTTGGGTGACTATTCCGCCGGTTCTAACCACGTTCTCCCCACTGCAGGCCAGGCCCTGTTTTCTTCTGGTCTGGGAGCGTATACATTCCTGCGACCCCAGCAGGTCATCGAATACTCCAAGGCTGCGCTTTCCGAGGTTGCAGGCGGGATTCGTGTACTAGCTGATGATGAAGATTTGCCCGCCCACGGTGATGCAGTAGATATCCGTTTCAACACAGAGGACAATTAG